Proteins found in one Miscanthus floridulus cultivar M001 chromosome 4, ASM1932011v1, whole genome shotgun sequence genomic segment:
- the LOC136552503 gene encoding probable mixed-linked glucan synthase 3, which yields MASPALATGAVVVEDGGLADPLLAADGNGATKTKECGAEGKYWAAADEAERLAVTECGAEDGRPLLFRTYKLRGAILHPYRALIFVRLLAVLLFFVWRIRNNRSNVMWFWAMSVAGDAWFGFSWLLNQLPKFNPVKSIPDLAALRRHYDLPDGTSKLPGIDVFVTTADPIDEPILYTMNSILSILSTDYPVDRLACYVSDDSGSLILYEALVEVAKFAMMWAPFCHKHFIDPRAPERYFEMELQPQGGRAPQEFMNDYKRMQMEYEEFKVSLGNLSDTIRKRSDVYNSKRTSEGDAQATWMANGMQWPGTWMDPTENHRKGHHKGIVKVVLDHPSRGHHHSPQVGNENKSDFGATRLRLPMLVYVSREKNPSYDHNKKAGALNAQLRVSALLSNAQFVINFDCDHYINNSQALRAAVCLMLDQREGDNTAFVQFPQRFDNVDPTDRYGNHNRVFFDGTVLALNGLQGPSYLGTGCMFRRIALYGIDPPHCRQDNITLESSKYGKSTPLIDSISKAIREESITTQPPFDDTFVTDTEMIMASSYDKGTDWGKGVGYIYDIATEDIVTGFRIHGKGWRSMYCTMQHDAFCGTAPINLTERLHQIVRWSGGSLEMFFSHNNPLIGGQRLQLLQRVSYLNMTVYPVTSLFILLYALCPVMWLVPDEIHIQRPFTRYVVYLLIIILMIHMIGWLEIKWARVTWLDYWRNEQFFMIGSTSAYPIALLHMAKKLLTKKGIHFRVTSKQITGDTNDKFADLYEMRWTPMLIPTVFVLVANVGAVGVAMGKALVYMGVWTMSKKIHAALGLLFNVWIMVLLYPFALAIMGRWAKRPIILLVLLPTVFVIVGVIYVALHILLANVIPI from the exons ATGGCTTCGCCGGCGCTGGCCACCGGCGCTGTCGTTGTGGAAGATGGCGGCCTCGCCGACCCACTTCTAGCGGCCGATGGCAACGGCGCCACGAAGACGAAGGAGTGCGGCGCCGAGGGCAAGTACTGGGCGGCCGCTGACGAGGCGGAGAGGCTGGCGGTGACCGAGTGCGGCGCTGAGGACGGCCGGCCGCTGCTGTTCCGGACGTACAAGCTCAGGGGCGCCATCCTGCACCCCTACAG GGCACTAATCTTCGTACGCCTACTCGCGGTCCTCCTATTCTTCGTCTGGCGCATCAGGAACAACAGATCCAATGTCATGTGGTTCTGGGCTATGTCGGTTGCCGGGGACGCTTGGTTCGGATTCTCATGGCTCCTGAACCAGCTTCCCAAGTTCAACCCCGTCAAGAGCATACCTGACCTTGCTGCCCTCAGGCGACACTATGACCTTCCAGATGGCACATCTAAGCTCCCTGGCATCGATGTCTTTGTCACCACCGCTGACCCTATCGATGAGCCGATACTCTACACTATGAATTCCATCCTCTCTATCCTCTCCACTGATTATCCGGTCGATAGACTTGCCTGCTATGTCTCTGATGATAGCGGGTCATTGATCCTTTATGAAGCATTGGTTGAGGTTGCAAAGTTTGCAATGATGTGGGCTCCATTCTGTCACAAGCATTTCATTGATCCAAGAGCACCAGAGAGGTATTTTGAGATGGAGTTGCAACCACAGGGTGGAAGAGCACCGCAAGAGTTCATGAATGATTATAAGAGGATGCAAATGGAGTATGAAGAGTTTAAGGTGAGCTTGGGTAATCTTTCTGACACCATTCGCAAGCGTTCGGATGTTTACAACAGCAAGAGAACGTCAGAAGGAGATGCACAAGCGACTTGGATGGCAAATGGGATGCAGTGGCCAGGCACATGGATGGATCCAACAGAGAACCATAGAAAAGGGCATCATAAGGGAATTGTTAAG GTTGTGTTGGATCATCCAAGCCGTGGACATCACCATAGTCCCCAAGTCGGCAATGAAAATAAGTCTGACTTTGGTGCTACTAGGTTGCGCctaccaatgcttgtgtatgtctCCCGTGAAAAGAATCCAAGCTATGACCACAACAAGAAGGCGGGCGCATTGAATGCGCAACTGCGAGTCTCTGCACTACTGTCCAATGCACAATTTGTCATCAACTTTGACTGCGACCACTACATCAACAATTCTCAAGCTCTTCGTGCAGCAGTCTGCCTCATGCTTGATCAACGGGAAGGTGATAACACTGCCTTTGTTCAGTTCCCTCAGCGCTTTGACAATGTCGACCCGACAGACCGGTATGGTAACCACAACCGAGTATTCTTTGATGGAACCGTGCTTGCCCTGAATGGATTGCAAGGGCCATCCTACCTTGGCACTGGATGCATGTTCCGCCGCATAGCACTCTATGGCATTGACCCACCTCATTGTAGACAAGATAACATCACACTTGAATCTAGCAAGTATGGCAAGTCCACTCCCTTAATAGACTCGATATCAAAAGCCATAAGAGAAGAAAGTATAACCACACAACCACCATTTGATGACACATTTGTCACCGATACGGAGATGATCATGGCATCTTCTTATGATAAAGGGACTGACTGGGGTAAGGGTGTTGGCTACATCTATGACATAGCAACAGAGGATATAGTGACTGGATTTCGCATCCATGGGAAAGGGTGGCGTTCCATGTATTGCACAATGCAGCATGATGCATTTTGTGGCACAGCACCAATCAACCTAACAGAGCGCCTCCACCAAATTGTTCGTTGGTCTGGTGGGTCCCTAGAGATGTTCTTCTCCCACAACAACCCACTCATTGGTGGCCAGCGACTGCAACTTCTTCAACGTGTCTCCTACCTCAACATGACGGTCTACCCAGTCACGTCACTTTTCATCCTGCTCTATGCTCTCTGTCCGGTAATGTGGCTCGTCCCCGATGAAATACACATCCAGAGGCCCTTCACTAGGTATGTTGTGTACCTTCTCATAATCATATTGATGATCCACATGATTGGCTGGCTCGAGATAAAGTGGGCTAGGGTCACATGGCTAGACTATTGGCGTAATGAGCAGTTCTTCATGATTGGATCGACAAGTGCATACCCAATAGCACTATTGCACATGGCAAAGAAACTCCTCACGAAGAAGGGTATACACTTCAGGGTCACTTCCAAGCAAATAACCGGCGACACCAATGACAAGTTTGCCGATTTGTATGAGATGCGATGGACGCCGATGTTGATTCCCACAGTGTTTGTCTTGGTTGCCAATGTTGGAGCTGTTGGAGTGGCCATGGGCAAGGCCTTGGTGTACATGGGAGTATGGACGATGTCGAAGAAGATTCATGCTGCGCTCGGACTTCTGTTCAATGTGTGGATCATGGTGCTCCTTTACCCCTTTGCACTGGCGATCATGGGACGGTGGGCGAAGAGACCAATCATCCTGTTGGTACTGCTGCCAACAGTCTTTGTAATTGTTGGTGTGATATATGTTGCTCTTCATATCTTACTTGCTAATGTTATTCCGATATAG
- the LOC136549037 gene encoding zinc finger BED domain-containing protein RICESLEEPER 3-like codes for MANKILEFLELFYDSTVDLSGVYYPTSPLMIHHLVKIAIHLHRYQHDEHLRSVIQPMIDKYNKYWKNIPDLYSIAFILDPRAKIKGFTKMLRKLHSLFNIDYTNKLLDTRALLFKMYNRYDVMYGSNRLKRVVPPSLSGKKRTVWAEIYDDEELDVGAGCSSLPSSFDHSRSVSVTSATTSSNSSELASYLDYDTVSQLDDEFDIMQWWHEHKLTYSVLSVLAKDILTVPVSTISSESTFSLTGRIIEERRRRLNPETVEALTYIKDWENAETRLQHMVEDKELEEAFAGLYLDVD; via the coding sequence ATGGCAAATAAAATCTTGGAATTTCTTGAACTGTTCTATGACTCAACTGTTGATttgtctggtgtttactatcctacttctccacttatgattcatcatcttgttaagattgctatacacctacataggTATCAACATGATGAACATCTAAGATCTGTTATCCAACCTATGATTGACAAATACAATAAGTACTGGAAGAACATACCTGATCTTTATTCTATTGCATTCATATTGGATCCAAGAGCTAAAATTAAGGGATTTACCAAAATGCTTAGGAAGTTACATTCTCTTTTTAATATTGACTACACTAATAAGTTGCTGGACACCAGAGCTCTTTTGTTTAAAATGTATAACAGGTATGATGTAATGTATGGCTCTAATAGGCTGAAAAGGGTTGTTCCTCCATCCCTGTCTGGTAAGAAAAGAACAGTTTGGGCTGAAATTTATGATGATGAGGAGTTGGATGTTGGAGCTGGCTGTTCTTCCCTCCCTTCTAGTTTTGATCATTCTAGGAGTGTTTCTGTCACTTCAGCAACTACTAGTTCTAACTCTAGTGAACTTGCATCTTACTTGGACTATGACACAGTAAGCCAGTTGGATGATGAGTTTGACATCATGCAGTGGTGGCATGAGCACAAGCTTACTTATTCAGTACTTTCTGTTCTTGCTAAAGACATTTTGACAGTGCCTGTGTCAACCATTTCTTCAGAGTCTACTTTTAGCTTAACTggcaggatcatcgaggagcggcggcggaggctgaaCCCTGAAACTGTAGAGGCGCTTACCTACATCAAGGATTGGGAGAATGCTGAGACAAGACTGCAGCacatggtggaggacaaggagctgGAAGAGGCCTTTGCTGGTCTTTATCTTGATGTCGACTAG
- the LOC136549038 gene encoding probable mixed-linked glucan synthase 3, with protein MEYDEFKVRLDNLPDSIRKRSNVYNSMRAAEGDQKATWMANGTQWPGTWIDPTENHRKGHHAPIAKVVLDHPSRGQHHGSQPTTESNLNIGTTDERLPMLVYVSREKNTSYDHNKKAGALNAQLRASALLSNAQLVINFDCDHYINNSQALSSAVCFMLDQRDGDNTAFVQFPQRFDNVDPTDRYGNHNRVFFDGTMFALNGLQGPSYLGTGCMFRRLALYGIDPPHCRAENITAEASRLGNSTIFLDSVSKALKNDRSITPPPIDDTFLAELERVVTCSYDKGTDWGRGVGYIYDIATEDIVTGFRIHGQGWRSMYCTMEHDAFCGVAPINLTERLHQIVRWSGGSLEMFFSHNNPFIGSHRIQPLQCVSYLNMTVYPVTSVFILIYALSPVMWLIPDEVYIQRPFTRYVVYLLVIIVMIHMIGWLEIKWAGVTWLDYWRNEQFFMIGSTSAYPMAVLHMAVNLLTKKGIHFRVTSKQTAADDNDKFADLYDFRWVPMLIPTMAVLICNVGAIGVALGKTVVYIGTWTAAKKMHAALGLLFNIWIMFLLYPFALAIMGRWAKRPIILVVLLPVVFALVALLYVGVHILLAGVIPF; from the exons ATGGAGTATGATGAGTTCAAGGTGCGCTTGGACAACCTCCCTGATAGCATCCGCAAGAGATCTAATGTTTACAATAGCATGAGAGCTGCAGAAGGAGATCAAAAGGCAACTTGGATGGCAAATGGGACGCAGTGGCCAGGCACATGGATTGATCCAACAGAAAACCATAGAAAAGGGCACCATGCTCCAATTGCCAAG GTTGTGCTGGATCATCCAAGCCGTGGACAGCATCATGGTTCACAACCCACTACTGAAAGCAATCTCAACATTGGCACCACTGATGAGCGCCTCCCAATGCTTGTTTATGTCTCTCGTGAGAAGAACACAAGTTATGACCACAACAAGAAGGCAGGTGCCCTGAATGCACAACTGCGGGCCTCTGCTCTCCTCTCTAATGCACAACTCGTCATCAACTTTGACTGCGACCACTACATCAACAATTCTCAAGCCCTAAGCTCGGCTGTGTGCTTCATGCTAGATCAACGAGATGGTGATAACACTGCTTTTGTTCAGTTCCCACAGCGCTTCGACAATGTTGACCCCACGGACCGCTACGGTAACCACAATCGTGTCTTCTTTGATGGGACCATGTTTGCCCTTAACGGTTTGCAAGGACCCTCATACCTCGGCACTGGTTGCATGTTCCGTCGCTTAGCACTCTATGGTATTGACCCACCCCACTGTAGAGCAGAAAACATCACAGCCGAAGCTAGCAGGCTTGGTAACTCCACAATCTTCCTAGATTCAGTGTCGAAAGCCCTAAAAAATGACAGGTCAATCACACCACCACCAATTGATGACACATTCCTTGCTGAATTAGAGAGGGTTGTGACATGTTCTTATGACAAAGGTACTGACTGGGGCAGGGGTGTAGGGTACATCTATGACATAGCCACTGAAGATATAGTAACTGGATTTCGCATCCACGGGCAGGGGTGGCGCTCTATGTATTGCACAATGGAGCATGACGCGTTCTGTGGCGTTGCACCAATCAACCTAACTGAACGCCTCCATCAAATTGTGCGATGGTCAGGTGGGTCTTTAGAGATGTTCTTCTCCCACAACAACCCATTCATAGGTAGTCACCGGATTCAACCCCTTCAGTGTGTCTCCTACCTCAACATGACAGTCTACCCAGTCACATCAGTCTTCATCCTGATCTATGCTCTAAGCCCGGTGATGTGGCTTATCCCTGATGAAGTATACATCCAGAGACCATTCACTAGGTATGTCGTGTACCTTCTCGTAATCATAGTGATGATTCACATGATTGGCTGGCTTGAGATAAAGTGGGCGGGGGTCACATGGCTGGACTATTGGCGCAATGAGCAGTTCTTTATGATCGGCTCAACAAGTGCATATCCAATGGCAGTGCTGCACATGGCAGTGAACCTCCTCACAAAGAAGGGCATACACTTCAGGGTCACTTCCAAGCAAACAGCCGCAGATGACAATGACAAGTTTGCTGACTTGTATGATTTTAGATGGGTGCCAATGCTCATCCCAACAATGGCAGTTCTGATCTGCAATGTTGGTGCCATTGGTGTAGCCCTGGGCAAAACAGTGGTATACATTGGAACATGGACAGCGGCAAAGAAGATGCATGCAGCATTGGGTCTGTTGTTCAACATATGGATCATGTTTCTCCTCTACCCATTTGCACTAGCGATCATGGGGCGGTGGGCGAAGAGGCCAATCATCCTTGTAGTCTTGCTGCCGGTTGTCTTTGCACTTGTTGCGCTGTTGTATGTAGGTGTCCATATCTTACTTGCTGGTGTAATTCCATTCTAG